One genomic segment of Hevea brasiliensis isolate MT/VB/25A 57/8 chromosome 3, ASM3005281v1, whole genome shotgun sequence includes these proteins:
- the LOC131178633 gene encoding E3 ubiquitin ligase PARAQUAT TOLERANCE 3-like → MPIHFKFFSAKEYDSFSVDSSVISVDALKQKIVELKYKSKSNSLCLGTDLDLVVVNAQTNDCYADDMLIPNNTRVLIRRVPGSRRRKPIDNTTIVVREKQRPLSSSYCTGSNSSKISSETAITASCRSNPANTGVSSVCSSTVTSLSTTKPNGVDGFRCDDGFGDDVFVIPRMKPVQHSKSTVDAESDEDSKIKALVNAPALEWRLEGSNGVKNGRGFSGLVKKIPPEGYVCHRCKVRGHFIQDCPTNGDPNYDCKRLRPPTGIPKSMLMPNRGGSYVLSSGATAVLQPNYHAFEKEIFGCLPSKRSWSASDLPPELLCPLCKQVIKDAVLTSKCCFKSFCDKCIRVHLITSKLKCVCGATNILTDYLIPNMTLRDTINCIVKSGPCYSSSGENAKRNSFQDKDMELAHCSEPQISTTKPSAESFQEEQKPSPGDVEDGANKRKLIDAPHQTTKKARTTGATNVSEDTIGPMRMKDTASQGGVMGVEEKVQQKEISSEVEKKKDEREVVKGEVKQKVVCGARGKKKRERSQDVETESYMMPIGSYAYNPYWVGAQVGLEGCMAPYYAAGAMIYGLSSFGTSFNGLMNQYTFSMQ, encoded by the coding sequence ATGccgattcattttaaatttttcagTGCAAAGGAGTATGATTCCTTCTCGGTGGATAGCTCTGTTATTTCTGTTGATGCTCTGAAACAGAAAATTGTTGAATTAAAGTATAAATCTAAATCCAATAGCTTGTGTTTGGGTACTGATTTGGACCTTGTGGTCGTTAATGCCCAGACGAATGATTGTTACGCTGATGATATGCTGATCCCTAACAATACTAGGGTTCTGATTCGTCGTGTTCCTGGATCGCGACGTCGCAAGCCCATCGACAATACAACTATTGTTGTTAGGGAAAAGCAACGGCCACTTAGTTCCTCTTATTGTACTGGTTCTAATTCCTCCAAGATTAGCTCTGAAACTGCTATTACTGCTTCATGCAGAAGCAACCCTGCAAATACTGGTGTTAGTTCTGTTTGTTCAAGTACTGTAACTAGTTTGTCCACAACAAAACCCAATGGGGTTGATGGATTTCGATGTGACGATGGGTTTGGGGATGATGTGTTTGTGATTCCTAGAATGAAGCCAGTTCAGCATAGCAAGTCAACTGTAGATGCAGAATCTGATGAGGACAGCAAGATTAAGGCTTTAGTAAATGCTCCAGCCTTGGAATGGCGGTTGGAAGGTTCAAATGGTGTGAAAAATGGTAGGGGTTTTAGTGGATTGGTGAAGAAAATACCACCAGAGGGTTATGTATGTCACAGATGTAAAGTGCGAGGACATTTTATTCAGGACTGCCCAACAAATGGAGATCCAAATTATGATTGCAAAAGATTGAGGCCTCCTACTGGAATTCCCAAGTCGATGCTGATGCCAAACCGAGGTGGCTCTTATGTGTTGTCAAGTGGTGCAACTGCTGTTTTACAGCCAAATTATCATGCTTTTGAGAAGGAAATTTTTGGCTGCTTGCCTTCAAAGAGATCCTGGTCTGCTAGTGATCTTCCACCAGAACTTCTCTGCCCCTTGTGCAAACAAGTAATCAAGGATGCTGTCTTGACTAGCAAATGTTGTTTCAAGAGCTTTTGTGATAAGTGTATCAGGGTTCATCTAATCACCTCTAAGTTGAAATGTGTTTGTGGGGCAACAAATATCCTTACTGATTATCTGATTCCAAACATGACGCTTAGGGACACAATTAATTGCATTGTGAAATCTGGTCCTTGTTACAGCAGCAGTGGTGAAAATGCCAAAAGAAACTCTTTCCAAGATAAGGATATGGAATTGGCTCACTGTTCAGAACCTCAGATCTCTACAACAAAACCATCTGCAGAATCATTTCAGGAAGAGCAGAAGCCATCACCTGGTGATGTAGAAGATGGGGCAAATAAAAGAAAACTTATTGATGCTCCACACCAGACAACTAAGAAAGCTAGAACTACAGGAGCAACTAATGTATCTGAAGATACTATTGGGCCAATGAGAATGAAAGATACAGCATCACAAGGAGGTGTCATGGGGGTTGAGGAAAAAGTGCAGCAAAAGGAGATTTCCAGTGAGGTAGAGAAGAAAAAGGACGAGAGAGAAGTGGTCAAGGGTGAAGTCAAGCAAAAGGTGGTTTGTGGTGcgagaggaaagaaaaagagagaaagaagtcaAGATGTTGAGACTGAGAGCTATATGATGCCTATTGGTTCTTATGCATACAATCCATACTGGGTTGGTGCGCAGGTGGGGTTGGAAGGATGTATGGCACCTTATTATGCTGCTGGTGCGATGATCTATGGATTGAGCTCCTTTGGAACATCATTCAATGGTCTGATGAATCAATACACTTTTAGTATGCAGTGA